The Rhodocytophaga rosea genome has a segment encoding these proteins:
- the nadE gene encoding NAD(+) synthase — protein MKLIKVAAGVLNQTPLDWERNKQHIIDAIGEARKQNISLLCLPELCITGYGCEDAFYSHGTFDMSLRVLQEVVKHTENIIVSVGLPIKYLNRIYNAACLIANKQILGFSAKRYLAGDGIHYEPRWFNPWPQGVQGEITVGEKNYPVGDVYYDCGGIKIGFEICEDAWVASRPGRDLYRHGVDIILNPSASHFAFGKMEIRRRFVLEGSRAFGVGYIYANLLGNEAGRAVYDGSTLIASGGKMLTYGKRFSYRDYDLIAAVLDVDLNRLSQAQTKAQFTSATGSQIAGETDGVVYQDFKFPFIKPEPATLAQEAWEVSSYLKEEEFARAVSLALFDYMRKSRSRGFVISLSGGADSSAVSALCYLSIHFALESIGLDAFKQKLDYIPGIKDCQTISDIAGKLITCIYQSTVNSSDDTRDSAEILAKDLHVTYFEISIDALVKQYVGLIENGIGRNLSWQTDDIALQNIQARVRSPSVWMLANLNNALLLSTSNRSEAAVGYATMDGDTSGSISPIAGIDKAFLRKWLVWLEKEGLAGTLKIKGLQKVNSLQPSAELRPLEMTQTDEADLMPYEVLDAIEKCAIRDKQTPKEVLLIMQARFGQIYTNDQLHLYVERFFRLWCRNQWKRERYAPSFHLDDENLDPKTWCRFPILSGGFEQELQEMRQLK, from the coding sequence ATGAAACTAATAAAAGTAGCAGCTGGTGTTCTCAACCAGACTCCTTTAGACTGGGAAAGAAACAAACAACATATAATTGATGCCATTGGCGAGGCCAGAAAGCAAAATATCAGCCTGCTCTGTTTGCCCGAACTATGTATCACTGGTTATGGCTGCGAAGATGCTTTTTATTCGCATGGTACCTTCGACATGTCCTTACGGGTATTGCAGGAGGTAGTAAAACATACCGAAAATATCATCGTATCCGTAGGCTTGCCCATCAAATACCTCAACCGCATTTATAATGCCGCCTGCCTGATCGCCAATAAGCAGATTCTTGGGTTTTCGGCCAAGCGTTATTTAGCCGGAGATGGCATTCATTATGAACCCCGCTGGTTCAATCCATGGCCACAAGGTGTACAAGGCGAAATTACGGTGGGAGAAAAAAACTATCCGGTGGGTGATGTATATTATGATTGTGGCGGAATAAAAATAGGCTTTGAAATCTGCGAAGATGCCTGGGTGGCCAGCCGTCCGGGAAGGGATTTATACAGGCATGGGGTGGATATTATTCTCAACCCAAGCGCCAGTCATTTTGCATTTGGAAAGATGGAAATACGCCGCAGGTTTGTGCTGGAAGGTTCCAGGGCATTTGGTGTAGGGTATATTTATGCCAATTTGCTGGGAAATGAAGCTGGAAGAGCTGTTTACGATGGCAGTACGCTCATTGCTTCCGGAGGCAAAATGCTCACGTATGGCAAGCGTTTCTCCTACCGGGATTACGACCTGATTGCGGCTGTGCTTGATGTAGACCTTAACCGGTTAAGTCAGGCCCAGACCAAAGCACAATTTACCTCAGCTACCGGCAGCCAGATTGCTGGTGAAACAGATGGGGTCGTTTACCAGGATTTTAAATTTCCTTTCATCAAGCCAGAACCAGCAACTTTAGCCCAGGAAGCCTGGGAAGTTAGTTCATACCTGAAAGAAGAAGAGTTTGCCCGGGCCGTTTCTCTGGCTTTGTTCGATTACATGCGCAAAAGCCGTTCGAGAGGCTTTGTGATTTCTCTCAGCGGAGGTGCCGATTCTTCCGCTGTTTCTGCTTTGTGTTACCTATCTATTCATTTTGCACTGGAAAGCATTGGCCTGGACGCATTTAAACAGAAGTTGGATTATATACCAGGCATTAAGGACTGCCAGACAATTTCTGACATTGCCGGTAAACTCATTACCTGTATTTACCAGTCTACGGTGAATAGCTCTGATGATACCAGAGATTCAGCAGAAATTTTAGCTAAAGACCTGCATGTAACGTATTTTGAAATCAGCATTGATGCCTTGGTGAAACAATATGTGGGCTTGATAGAAAATGGCATTGGCCGGAACCTGAGCTGGCAAACGGATGATATAGCCCTACAAAATATTCAGGCCAGGGTGCGTTCTCCCAGTGTGTGGATGCTGGCCAACCTGAATAATGCCTTGTTATTATCTACTAGTAACCGTTCGGAAGCGGCAGTAGGCTATGCTACGATGGATGGAGACACTTCCGGAAGTATCAGTCCGATTGCCGGTATTGATAAAGCTTTTCTGCGCAAATGGCTGGTCTGGCTGGAAAAAGAAGGGCTAGCCGGTACATTAAAAATAAAAGGCTTGCAAAAAGTAAATTCCCTGCAACCCAGTGCCGAACTCCGTCCGTTGGAAATGACCCAGACCGATGAAGCCGACCTTATGCCCTATGAAGTGCTGGATGCCATAGAAAAGTGTGCCATTCGGGATAAACAAACGCCTAAGGAAGTTTTATTAATCATGCAGGCCAGGTTCGGACAAATTTACACCAACGACCAGTTGCATTTGTATGTAGAACGCTTCTTCCGGTTATGGTGCCGCAACCAGTGGAAACGGGAACGCTATGCGCCTTCCTTTCACCTCGACGACGAGAACCTGGACCCTAAAACCTGGTGCCGCTTCCCTATTTTGTCCGGTGGCTTCGAACAAGAGTTACAGGAAATGAGGCAACTGAAGTAG
- the prs gene encoding ribose-phosphate diphosphokinase — protein sequence MRFDKKIIFSTQKYTYLQEAILKGGDYDRGEVEVKEFPDGERYQRVISEVNERDIVLVGGTVSDADTLELFDLACTLVHLGAQSLLLIIPYFGYSTMERAVQRGEVVTAKTRAFLLSSIPDTHFGNTVILLDLHTEGLPYYFEGKTKAIHLYAKPVIIEACHEIAGTDFILASTDAGRAKWVESLANDMGIQGAFVFKRRIDAENTQIVSISCDVTDKYVIIYDDMIRTGGSLVNAAKAYKEAGAAKIAAITTHGLFSKGGLEKIKASGLFECVVSTDSHPNVFLYKDNFLKIKTIARVLLEEIEKH from the coding sequence ATGCGCTTTGACAAAAAAATAATATTCAGTACCCAGAAGTATACCTATTTACAAGAAGCCATTCTGAAGGGCGGCGATTATGACAGGGGAGAAGTTGAAGTAAAAGAATTTCCGGACGGGGAACGCTATCAGCGGGTTATTTCAGAAGTGAATGAACGGGACATTGTGCTTGTTGGTGGTACGGTTTCCGATGCTGATACCCTCGAGTTGTTTGACCTGGCATGTACTTTGGTCCACCTGGGGGCACAGTCACTACTGTTAATTATTCCCTATTTTGGCTATTCTACCATGGAACGGGCGGTTCAACGGGGCGAAGTGGTAACGGCAAAAACCAGGGCATTCCTGCTTTCCAGCATTCCGGATACGCATTTTGGCAATACGGTTATCTTGCTCGATTTACATACCGAAGGGCTGCCTTATTATTTTGAAGGGAAAACTAAAGCCATTCACCTCTATGCCAAACCTGTGATTATTGAAGCCTGCCATGAAATTGCAGGAACTGATTTTATACTCGCCTCTACAGATGCTGGCAGGGCAAAATGGGTTGAATCACTTGCTAATGATATGGGTATTCAAGGTGCTTTTGTTTTTAAACGCCGGATAGATGCCGAAAATACCCAGATTGTTTCCATCAGTTGCGATGTAACTGATAAATATGTTATTATTTACGATGATATGATTCGCACGGGCGGTTCGCTGGTGAATGCGGCGAAAGCTTATAAAGAAGCAGGTGCCGCTAAAATTGCAGCCATTACTACACATGGCTTGTTCAGCAAAGGCGGACTGGAAAAGATAAAAGCTAGTGGTTTGTTTGAATGTGTAGTCAGTACCGATAGCCATCCGAATGTATTTCTATATAAAGACAACTTTCTTAAAATTAAAACCATTGCTAGGGTGTTATTGGAAGAGATAGAAAAGCATTGA
- a CDS encoding nicotinate phosphoribosyltransferase — protein MNQGRQLYQHSLTLLTDLYQLTMAYGYWKSGMADKEAVFNMFFRRNPFQGGYTIACGLAHVVEFLQYFQFSEDDLAYLDTLTGNDDQPLFEPDFLKYLRNLRFTCDIDAIPEGTAVFPQEPMLRIKGPILQCQLLETPILNILNFQSLIATKAARIVQVTKGEPILEFGLRRAQGIDGGLTASRAAYIGGCAATSNVLAGKLFNIPVKGTHAHSWIMSFDTELEAFETYAKVMPNNCIFLVDTYDSIEGVKKAIQVGKQLKAKGYKMAGIRLDSGDLAYLSIEARKLLDEAGFQEASILASNDLDENIINSLKNQGATINVWGVGTKLVTAYDQPALGGVYKLAAIRNDQDEWDYKIKLSEQVIKISTPGIQQVRRYHNGNGFIADMIYDTESFVSNRSSVMIDPMDYTKRRKLDNSAPYEDLLVPVFREGKLIYELPPIEAIKERVQGQLSMFHEGIKRFANPHIYPVGLEKNLYDFKTNLILKLRNLKTEAEEV, from the coding sequence ATGAATCAAGGCAGACAACTGTACCAGCATTCGCTTACACTCCTCACCGATTTATATCAACTTACCATGGCCTATGGCTACTGGAAATCCGGAATGGCCGATAAAGAAGCCGTTTTTAATATGTTTTTCCGGAGAAATCCATTTCAGGGCGGCTATACCATTGCCTGCGGACTGGCACATGTAGTGGAATTTCTGCAGTATTTTCAGTTTTCGGAAGATGATCTGGCGTATCTCGATACTCTGACCGGAAACGATGATCAACCTTTGTTTGAACCTGATTTTCTGAAATACCTGCGTAACCTGCGGTTCACCTGCGATATAGATGCTATTCCCGAAGGAACGGCCGTTTTTCCACAGGAACCCATGCTGCGCATTAAAGGGCCAATATTACAGTGCCAGTTACTAGAAACGCCTATTCTGAATATCCTCAACTTTCAATCGCTGATCGCCACCAAAGCTGCCCGTATCGTACAGGTAACCAAAGGAGAGCCGATTCTGGAATTTGGCTTACGGCGGGCGCAGGGTATCGATGGGGGGCTAACGGCAAGCCGGGCAGCGTATATCGGCGGTTGTGCGGCAACTTCTAATGTACTGGCCGGTAAATTATTCAACATTCCTGTAAAAGGTACGCATGCCCATAGCTGGATTATGTCATTCGATACAGAGCTGGAGGCGTTTGAGACCTATGCCAAAGTGATGCCGAATAACTGTATTTTCCTGGTAGATACCTATGATAGTATTGAAGGTGTAAAAAAAGCCATTCAGGTGGGAAAGCAACTCAAGGCAAAAGGCTACAAAATGGCTGGTATCCGCCTGGATTCAGGTGACCTGGCTTATTTGAGTATTGAAGCCCGTAAATTACTGGATGAGGCTGGTTTTCAGGAGGCAAGTATTCTGGCTAGCAACGACCTGGACGAAAATATTATCAACAGTTTGAAAAACCAGGGGGCTACTATTAATGTATGGGGAGTGGGTACCAAGCTGGTAACTGCCTACGACCAGCCTGCACTGGGTGGGGTGTATAAACTAGCGGCTATCAGAAATGATCAGGACGAATGGGATTATAAGATCAAGCTATCCGAACAGGTAATAAAAATTTCGACCCCCGGTATTCAGCAGGTTCGCCGGTATCACAATGGAAATGGGTTTATTGCAGATATGATTTATGACACCGAAAGTTTTGTTTCCAACCGCAGTTCAGTCATGATCGACCCAATGGATTATACCAAACGCCGGAAATTGGATAATTCGGCTCCCTATGAAGACCTGCTCGTGCCTGTGTTCCGCGAAGGAAAGTTGATATACGAGCTGCCGCCTATTGAAGCGATAAAGGAAAGAGTTCAAGGGCAACTTAGTATGTTTCATGAAGGGATCAAACGGTTTGCCAATCCACATATTTATCCGGTAGGTCTGGAGAAAAACCTGTATGATTTTAAAACAAACCTGATCCTGAAACTCAGAAACCTGAAAACAGAAGCCGAAGAAGTATAA
- the tsaD gene encoding tRNA (adenosine(37)-N6)-threonylcarbamoyltransferase complex transferase subunit TsaD: MNYTLLAIESSCDETSAAVLANGKIQSNTIATQTVHHKYGGVVPELASRAHQQHIIPVVTQALAEANITKNQLDAVAFTRGPGLLGALLVGASFAKSLALGLNIPIIAVNHMQAHILAHFIDDPKPSFPFLCLTVSGGHTQIVRVDDYLKMEIIGETQDDAVGEAFDKTAKLLNLPYPGGPLIDKYAQAGNPKAFVFPQVDMPGLSYSFSGIKTAFLYFLRDQTAKDAAFVDNNLSDICASIQYTLVKILLKKLIKAAKETGIRDIAIAGGVSANSELRKQIMLEGADRNWRVYIPKFEYCTDNAAMIAMAAYYKAMAGEFSSQDISPMPRMDF, encoded by the coding sequence ATGAATTATACCCTGTTAGCCATAGAATCTTCCTGCGACGAAACTTCAGCGGCTGTTCTGGCAAATGGCAAAATTCAATCCAATACCATTGCTACGCAAACCGTCCATCACAAATATGGTGGGGTGGTACCAGAACTCGCTTCCAGGGCACACCAACAGCACATCATACCGGTAGTAACACAAGCCCTTGCTGAAGCAAATATAACTAAAAATCAGTTAGATGCAGTGGCTTTTACCAGAGGTCCGGGCTTGTTGGGTGCTTTACTGGTAGGTGCTTCTTTCGCCAAATCACTGGCTTTGGGGCTCAATATTCCCATCATTGCTGTCAACCATATGCAGGCGCATATACTGGCACATTTTATAGATGACCCTAAACCTTCATTCCCTTTCCTATGCCTGACGGTAAGTGGCGGACATACCCAGATTGTACGGGTAGATGATTATCTGAAAATGGAAATTATAGGAGAAACCCAGGATGATGCAGTAGGAGAAGCCTTTGATAAAACAGCCAAATTATTGAACCTTCCTTATCCGGGTGGACCTTTGATTGACAAATATGCACAGGCTGGAAACCCGAAAGCATTTGTGTTTCCGCAGGTAGATATGCCCGGATTAAGTTATTCTTTCAGTGGAATTAAAACCGCTTTTCTCTATTTTTTAAGAGACCAGACGGCAAAAGATGCTGCATTTGTAGATAATAACCTTTCTGATATTTGTGCAAGTATCCAGTACACGCTGGTGAAAATTTTGTTAAAGAAATTAATTAAAGCCGCCAAGGAAACCGGAATCCGCGACATAGCCATTGCCGGAGGAGTTTCAGCTAATTCAGAACTCCGCAAGCAAATCATGCTGGAAGGAGCAGACCGCAACTGGAGAGTGTACATCCCTAAATTTGAATATTGTACGGATAATGCAGCCATGATTGCAATGGCTGCTTATTATAAGGCAATGGCTGGAGAATTTAGTTCGCAGGATATCAGCCCTATGCCCAGGATGGATTTTTAA